A window of the Burkholderia sp. 9120 genome harbors these coding sequences:
- a CDS encoding acyl-CoA dehydrogenase family protein — protein sequence MSDITAQPAPGASHIPDSRGINFFTSDPDFAGLLKLHLGEALYRELDSQLVELGQRASGELDIWALSADKNTPQLRHRTRRGEALQSIDKHPDYIALERVAYAELGLASLSHATREGQKTPPPLVKYALTFLFVQAEFGLCCPVSMTDSLTRTLRKFGAPELVARFLPRLASRDFDSLFQGAMFMTEQAAGSDVARIATRATLETDAQGAQTWHLHGDKWFCSNADADLAMVLARPDTAPAGINGLALFLLPKTLPDGSRNAYRIVRLKDKLGSRSMASGEIVLEGATAYLIGEVGRGFHQMADMINMSRLSNGVRAAGLMRRAVTEALHIARHREAFGRKLIDMPLMQRQLLKMMLPAEQARSMFMQIALLLDQADAGDHQAAKCVRILTPLIKFRACRDARRVTGDAMEVRGGTGYIEEWSDARLVRDAHLGSIWEGTSNIVALDIARAAKRDGALEPLRAYLLDRLGAAGLPATSLALLRATLTRACDALASVAEAGRDEWVRQAGTALYHASTAVLMACEGVRLAPDYRRLALSHLVVRHKLLPIDPLNPRSSADEPGVIDALVNGRSVTLEQALQVLPEGSA from the coding sequence ATGAGCGACATCACCGCGCAGCCGGCACCCGGCGCGTCCCATATTCCCGATAGCCGGGGCATCAATTTCTTCACCAGCGACCCCGATTTCGCGGGCCTGCTCAAACTGCATCTCGGCGAAGCGCTGTATCGGGAACTCGACAGCCAGCTCGTCGAACTCGGCCAACGCGCGTCCGGTGAACTCGACATCTGGGCGCTGTCGGCCGACAAAAACACGCCGCAATTGCGCCATCGCACACGGCGCGGCGAAGCGCTGCAAAGTATCGACAAGCATCCCGATTACATCGCGCTGGAACGTGTGGCGTACGCCGAGTTGGGACTGGCGTCGCTGAGCCACGCAACCCGCGAAGGCCAGAAAACGCCGCCGCCGCTCGTCAAATACGCGCTGACTTTCCTGTTCGTGCAGGCGGAGTTCGGCCTGTGCTGTCCGGTGAGCATGACTGATTCGCTCACCCGCACGCTGCGCAAATTCGGCGCGCCCGAACTGGTCGCGCGGTTCTTGCCGCGGCTGGCGTCGCGCGATTTCGACTCGCTGTTTCAAGGCGCGATGTTCATGACGGAGCAGGCGGCGGGCTCCGACGTCGCGCGAATCGCGACGCGCGCCACGCTGGAAACGGATGCGCAGGGCGCGCAAACATGGCACCTGCACGGCGACAAATGGTTCTGCTCGAACGCCGACGCCGATCTCGCGATGGTGCTGGCGCGTCCCGATACCGCGCCGGCAGGCATCAACGGTCTCGCGCTGTTTCTGCTGCCGAAGACGCTGCCGGACGGCTCGCGCAACGCCTACCGCATTGTGCGGCTGAAGGACAAGCTCGGCAGCCGTTCGATGGCGAGCGGCGAGATCGTGCTGGAAGGCGCCACCGCGTATCTGATCGGCGAAGTGGGGCGCGGTTTTCATCAGATGGCCGACATGATCAACATGTCGCGTCTGTCGAACGGCGTGCGCGCGGCCGGCTTGATGCGGCGCGCTGTGACGGAAGCGCTGCATATCGCGCGTCATCGCGAAGCGTTCGGCCGCAAGCTGATCGATATGCCGCTGATGCAGCGTCAATTGCTCAAGATGATGCTGCCCGCCGAACAGGCGCGCTCGATGTTCATGCAGATCGCGCTGCTGCTCGACCAGGCCGATGCCGGCGACCATCAGGCGGCGAAATGCGTGCGCATCCTCACGCCGTTGATCAAGTTCCGCGCCTGCCGCGACGCACGCCGCGTAACTGGCGACGCCATGGAGGTGCGCGGCGGCACCGGTTACATCGAAGAATGGAGCGACGCGCGGCTGGTGCGCGACGCGCATCTCGGCTCGATCTGGGAAGGCACCAGCAATATCGTCGCGCTCGACATCGCCCGCGCGGCGAAACGCGACGGCGCGCTTGAACCGTTGCGCGCGTATTTGCTGGACCGGCTCGGCGCGGCCGGTTTGCCGGCGACGAGTCTCGCGTTGTTGCGCGCCACGCTGACGCGCGCCTGCGATGCACTGGCGAGCGTCGCGGAAGCCGGCCGCGACGAATGGGTCCGGCAGGCGGGCACGGCGTTGTATCACGCGAGCACCGCGGTGCTGATGGCGTGCGAAGGCGTACGGCTCGCGCCGGATTACCGGCGTCTTGCGCTGAGTCATCTGGTGGTGCGGCATAAGTTGTTGCCGATCGATCCGCTGAATCCACGGAGTTCGGCCGATGAACCCGGTGTGATCGACGCGTTGGTGAACGGCCGTAGCGTGACGCTCGAACAGGCACTGCAAGTGTTGCCGGAAGGGAGCGCGTGA